The Microbacterium sp. Root553 nucleotide sequence GACGATGTGCACGACTCAGACCCCGGGGATCAGCAGATGGGCGATCGCGAAGATCGCGAGGCCCGCGAGGGCGCCGACGAAGGTGCCGTTCAGGCGGATGTACTGCAGGTCGCGGCCGACCATGAGCTCGATCTTCTCGGTGGTCTCTACCGGGTCCCAGCGCTCGACGGTGTCGGTGATGATCGACGCGATGTCGTGGCGGTAGCGGTCGACGAGGAACACCGCGGCGTCCGACACCCAGGTGTCGACACGGTGCTGCAGCGCGGCATCCGTCGTCAGCCTGTCGCCGACCTCCTGCAGAGCCTGCGCCGCACGCACGCGCAGCCCGCTCTCGGGGTCGGCGAGAGCGGTGAGCAGTCCGTTCTTCGCGGTGTTCCAGGCCTCGGCGGCGAGGGCGCCGACTCGGGGACTGTCGAACAGCGACGACTTCGCGTTCTCGAGCTTCTCGCGCGTCGCCGGGTCGTTCTGGAGGCTGTCGGCGAGGCGCGCGAGGTACCCGTCGACGGCGATGCGCGCCGGATGCGTCGGGTCGGCCTGCACCGCGCGGACGAACTTGACCGCCTCGTTGTAGGCGGTGTCGTCGACGAATCGATGCGCGAGCTTCGGCACCCAGCCGGGCACCCGACGGGAGATGAGTCCCGAGAACGACTCTGCGTTGGCGTCCAGCCACCGGGCGATGCTGTCGGCGGCGAGGTCGACGGCACCGTGGTGGGCGTCGGCCTCGACGATCTTCTCGAGCCAGGTGCCGGCCGGCGGACCCCACTCGGGCGAGACGAGGTGCTCGCGGGCGAGGTCGGTGATGAGGTCGCGCACGTCGTCGTCGCTGAGCGCGTTGAGCACGGCCGTCGCGATGGTCGCGCCCTCGGCCGCCACCCGCTCGGCGTGGGCGGGGTCGCGCAGCCACTCGCCTCCGCGTTTCGCGATCTCGGTGCTGGCGAGCTTGGTGCGCACCACGCTGCCTTCGAGGAAGTTGGTCTCGACGAACTCGCCGAGCGTGCGTCCGATCTCGTCCTTGCGGCTGGGGATGATCGCGGTGTGCGGGATGGGCAAGCCGAGCGGACGGCGGAACAGCGCGGTCACGGCGAACCAGTCGGCGAGGGCACCGACCATTCCGCCCTCCGCAGCGGCCCGCACATAGCCCAGCCACGGCTGCCGCTCCTGCAGCGCGAACGCGATCACGAACACGACCGCCATGAAGATCAGCGCGCCGAGGGCCACGGCCTTCATGCGGCGCAGGGCACGCAGGCGTTCCTGATCGGCGGGAGAGAGGAGAGCCCTCGGTGTGCGCGGCATGACGTCATCCTTTCACGCGGGCAGTGGCGAGAGCCCGGGCTCTCGGAATCCGCGCTCCGTCGTGCCGGACCTCGGGCGCTGTGTAGTACCATCACTACATTCCGAATCGAGGTGCATCGTGTTCACCATGACCGCTCGTGAGTTCAACCAGTCCGTGGCGCGGGCGCAGCGCGTCGCCGATGATCAGCCCGTGATGATCACGAAGCGCGGCGAGCCCGCGTACGTGCTGCTCTCGATCGACGAATACGACCGGCTCGCCCCGGCCCGGCCCCGGTCGATTCTCGAATTCCTCGCGATGTCGGCGGAAGACCTCGCAGGCGACGACGGCGAGTTCGATCGCATCATCGACGAGGTCGTCGCCGACAGGAAGAAGGACCTCGGTCGTCCTCCGATCGAGTTCTGACCGATGTACCTGATCGACACGAACACGTTCTCCGAGGCGAGGCGCGCAACAGGCCTCGGCGCCGCCGCGCGCTCCTGGATGGAGAGCGGTGTACCGGAGTCGATCCATATGAGCGCGATCACGGACTACGAGCTGGAGCTCGGCGTCCTCGCACTTCAGCGTCGCGATCCGCGTCAGGCGCTCGCTCTGCGACGGTGGCTGGACACGCTCCGCCTCGGGCTCGGCTCCCGCATCCTTCCCGTCTCGCCGGAGATCGCGCGTACGTGCGCCGCTCTCAACGTGCCGGATCGTCGTCCGTGGGCAGACGCGCTCATCGCCGCCACAGCTCTGCACCACGGGCTGACGCTCGTCACCCGCAATGAGAAGGACTTCGCCATCCCCGGCCTCGCCGTCGTCAATCCGTTCTCGGGCTGACGACGGTCGGGGCCGAGTACCCTCGAAGCGTGATCGAAGACATCAAGAAGCGCGCGCTGCATCGCACCAGCATCCTCGAGGGGCAGATGCGCGGAGTCGCGCGGATGATCGAGAGCGAGGAGTACTGCATGGACATCATCACGCAGTCCCGCGCGATCCAGCGGTCCCTCGAATCCCTGAATCGACTGCTGCTCGAGAATCACCTGCGCACGCACGTCACGCACATGTTCGAGGAGGGCGGGGAGGAGCGCGACAAGGCGGTCGACGAACTGCTCAAGGCGTTCGACTTCGACCGCAGGTAGCGGCCTCCCCGGCCCCGCTCACGTGCGGCCGTCGAACACCTCGCCCTCCATGGCG carries:
- a CDS encoding DUF445 domain-containing protein, coding for MPRTPRALLSPADQERLRALRRMKAVALGALIFMAVVFVIAFALQERQPWLGYVRAAAEGGMVGALADWFAVTALFRRPLGLPIPHTAIIPSRKDEIGRTLGEFVETNFLEGSVVRTKLASTEIAKRGGEWLRDPAHAERVAAEGATIATAVLNALSDDDVRDLITDLAREHLVSPEWGPPAGTWLEKIVEADAHHGAVDLAADSIARWLDANAESFSGLISRRVPGWVPKLAHRFVDDTAYNEAVKFVRAVQADPTHPARIAVDGYLARLADSLQNDPATREKLENAKSSLFDSPRVGALAAEAWNTAKNGLLTALADPESGLRVRAAQALQEVGDRLTTDAALQHRVDTWVSDAAVFLVDRYRHDIASIITDTVERWDPVETTEKIELMVGRDLQYIRLNGTFVGALAGLAIFAIAHLLIPGV
- a CDS encoding type II toxin-antitoxin system prevent-host-death family antitoxin, with the translated sequence MTAREFNQSVARAQRVADDQPVMITKRGEPAYVLLSIDEYDRLAPARPRSILEFLAMSAEDLAGDDGEFDRIIDEVVADRKKDLGRPPIEF
- a CDS encoding type II toxin-antitoxin system VapC family toxin: MYLIDTNTFSEARRATGLGAAARSWMESGVPESIHMSAITDYELELGVLALQRRDPRQALALRRWLDTLRLGLGSRILPVSPEIARTCAALNVPDRRPWADALIAATALHHGLTLVTRNEKDFAIPGLAVVNPFSG
- a CDS encoding metal-sensitive transcriptional regulator, producing MIEDIKKRALHRTSILEGQMRGVARMIESEEYCMDIITQSRAIQRSLESLNRLLLENHLRTHVTHMFEEGGEERDKAVDELLKAFDFDRR